A single genomic interval of Spirosoma linguale DSM 74 harbors:
- a CDS encoding hypothetical protein (KEGG: predicted gene, EG665748) translates to MKKIMIMGWMLVAGLALNATAQTTNSGSTGAGTTGTGTTGTGTMGTGTTGTGTMGTGTTGTGTTGTTGTGTYNNGTNTGTNSGTYQTQPTTNSNQGTSTGTYSNGTGVNTGTNVPPTGTGTTGTTGTGTMGTGTTGTYGTGTGTMNSGSTTGTRSSTGTSDRMNNGSTGNGSRRTRSGSSTTTTPTTPPTTTSTPPEK, encoded by the coding sequence ATGAAAAAAATAATGATAATGGGTTGGATGCTGGTAGCTGGCTTAGCCCTTAATGCAACTGCACAGACAACGAACTCGGGTTCGACAGGTGCTGGTACAACGGGTACCGGAACTACAGGAACAGGTACAATGGGAACCGGTACAACGGGTACTGGAACGATGGGAACCGGTACTACCGGCACGGGAACAACGGGTACTACCGGGACAGGTACATACAATAACGGAACGAACACAGGTACCAACTCGGGTACTTACCAAACGCAACCCACAACCAATTCGAACCAGGGTACATCAACCGGTACTTATTCGAACGGAACGGGGGTAAATACAGGAACGAATGTACCACCAACCGGTACTGGAACGACAGGCACCACTGGTACCGGAACGATGGGTACAGGTACAACGGGAACGTACGGTACAGGAACCGGTACGATGAATTCTGGCTCGACAACCGGAACTCGGTCATCGACTGGCACCAGCGATCGGATGAACAACGGATCAACGGGTAACGGTAGCCGTCGTACACGTAGCGGTAGCTCAACCACGACGACGCCTACAACACCGCCTACCACCACCAGCACGCCCCCCGAAAAGTAA